The proteins below come from a single Azospirillum thiophilum genomic window:
- a CDS encoding MFS transporter yields MSDATRNAGSTAAGSAPPAAKPKGGRDPISALVLRLTIVTVAVLLVAAGAASWLSLRSFDPLFQPELARKAQTVGGLMAAQVDRGLGVRIPLNRMTGLDALLAEEVARHDDIAYIAVTDPAGRIVASAGAPLAGLTALAADRLAGPADGRLASGFIDIDRPLGEAANPAGALHVGVDSAFLAKASTDLALDVLSVVIVSVLLIFEVLQLVVNLAMRRVLTLRLLADRAEEGDFRATLPEIAAPSSSASGPASEDRALEGGVRAALDTVNARYAGLAARVAELRGRLGSDDPRVGRAESGLAALAGRFRFRDPESTAAAPTPLNLVFLRLPVFLFCLSEELSRPFLPAYAKSFAGEVPWLTPDMVVSLPITMFMLIWALSQPGGARFSERWGRARSFTIGAVLGSVSLALTAYAGSLYELMLWRCLTALGYGLVLITAQGIVIDHSTPRNRAAGMAMFIGALLAAGVCGPVGGGIIADQVGFRATFLLGAALALGSGLSVSLLLLRGRSTARPAGAAARPAMGSALPLFRDLRFSALMLLSAIPTKIASTAFLFCLVPLLLTADGATKSEVGRVQMMYFVAFILVSPLAASLSDRWQARRGFIALGGIGTLASCLPIVATHALWGPPLAIALFGLSQALVGAPQLTLVSQIAREGGLPETAAIGWYRLIERLGGALGPVAAMAVAVATSYREAMVGIGLLCGVSAILFWILFRTGRPATPAARPQEA; encoded by the coding sequence ATGAGCGACGCCACCCGCAACGCCGGCTCGACCGCTGCCGGTTCCGCCCCCCCCGCGGCCAAGCCGAAGGGTGGTCGCGACCCGATCAGCGCCCTGGTGCTGCGGCTGACCATCGTCACCGTCGCGGTGCTGCTGGTGGCCGCCGGGGCCGCGTCCTGGCTGTCGCTGCGCAGCTTCGACCCGCTGTTCCAGCCGGAATTGGCGCGCAAGGCGCAGACGGTCGGCGGGCTGATGGCGGCGCAGGTCGACCGCGGCCTCGGCGTGCGCATCCCACTGAACCGGATGACCGGCCTCGACGCCCTGCTGGCGGAGGAGGTGGCGCGTCACGACGACATCGCCTATATCGCCGTGACCGACCCGGCCGGACGCATCGTCGCTTCGGCGGGAGCGCCGCTGGCTGGGCTGACAGCGCTGGCGGCCGACCGGCTGGCCGGTCCCGCCGACGGGCGGCTGGCGAGCGGCTTCATCGACATCGACCGTCCGCTCGGCGAGGCCGCCAACCCGGCCGGCGCGCTGCATGTCGGTGTCGACAGCGCCTTCCTGGCCAAGGCCTCGACCGATCTGGCGCTCGACGTGCTGTCGGTGGTCATCGTGTCGGTGCTGCTGATCTTCGAGGTGCTGCAACTGGTGGTGAACCTCGCCATGCGGCGGGTGCTGACCCTGCGGCTGCTGGCCGATCGGGCGGAGGAGGGCGATTTCCGCGCCACCCTGCCGGAGATCGCCGCTCCCTCCAGTTCCGCCTCCGGTCCTGCGTCCGAGGACCGGGCGCTGGAAGGCGGGGTGCGCGCCGCGCTCGACACGGTGAACGCCCGCTATGCCGGCCTTGCCGCGCGGGTGGCGGAGCTGCGCGGCCGGCTGGGCTCCGACGACCCGCGGGTCGGGCGGGCGGAGTCCGGGCTTGCCGCCCTGGCCGGCCGCTTCCGCTTCCGCGATCCGGAGTCCACCGCCGCCGCGCCGACACCGCTGAACCTCGTCTTCCTGCGCCTGCCGGTCTTCCTGTTCTGCCTGTCGGAGGAGCTGTCGCGCCCCTTCCTGCCGGCCTATGCCAAATCCTTCGCCGGCGAGGTGCCGTGGCTGACGCCCGACATGGTGGTCAGCCTGCCGATCACCATGTTCATGCTGATCTGGGCGCTGTCCCAGCCGGGCGGCGCCCGCTTCTCGGAACGCTGGGGCCGGGCGCGCTCCTTCACCATCGGCGCGGTGCTGGGATCCGTCAGCCTCGCGCTGACCGCCTATGCCGGTTCGCTGTACGAGCTGATGCTGTGGCGCTGCCTGACCGCCCTCGGCTACGGGCTGGTGCTGATCACCGCGCAGGGGATCGTCATCGACCACAGCACGCCGCGCAACCGCGCCGCCGGCATGGCGATGTTCATCGGCGCGCTGCTGGCGGCCGGCGTCTGCGGCCCGGTCGGCGGCGGCATCATCGCCGATCAGGTTGGGTTCCGCGCCACCTTCCTGTTGGGCGCCGCGCTGGCGCTGGGTTCCGGCCTGTCGGTCAGCCTGCTGCTGCTGCGCGGCCGGAGCACCGCCCGTCCCGCCGGGGCAGCCGCCCGGCCGGCGATGGGCAGCGCGCTGCCGCTGTTCCGCGACCTCCGCTTCTCCGCCCTGATGCTGCTCAGCGCCATCCCGACCAAGATCGCGTCGACCGCCTTCCTGTTCTGCCTGGTGCCGCTGCTGCTGACCGCCGACGGCGCCACCAAGTCCGAGGTCGGGCGGGTGCAGATGATGTATTTCGTCGCCTTCATCCTGGTGTCGCCGCTGGCGGCCAGCCTGTCCGACCGCTGGCAGGCGCGGCGCGGCTTCATCGCGCTCGGCGGCATCGGCACGCTGGCCAGCTGCCTGCCCATCGTCGCCACCCATGCGCTGTGGGGGCCGCCGCTGGCCATCGCCCTGTTCGGCCTGTCGCAGGCGCTGGTCGGCGCCCCGCAGCTGACGCTGGTTTCGCAGATCGCCCGCGAGGGTGGCCTGCCGGAAACCGCCGCCATCGGCTGGTACCGGCTGATCGAGCGGCTCGGCGGCGCGCTCGGGCCCGTCGCCGCGATGGCGGTCGCCGTCGCCACCTCCTACCGCGAGGCGATGGTGGGCATCGGCCTGCTGTGCGGGGTGAGCGCGATATTGTTCTGGATCCTGTTCCGCACCGGCCGGCCGGCCACCCCCGCCGCCCGGCCGCAGGAGGCTTGA
- the tssK gene encoding type VI secretion system baseplate subunit TssK: MSWDDKVIWSEGMFLRAQHFQQQDRYVERLVRGRVGGIRPFAWGISELTINRELLAVGKFAVLRCKGILEDGTPINIPDDDDPPPPLDLPETLANSIVYLALPVRQRGGVEFEVGESADAATRYVGEETETVDAIAGSASVSRIRTGRLRLRYRLERQERAGYHCLGLARIQEVRSDRHATLDERYIPPTLNVQALAPLAGFVTEIQGLLNSRTEALAARVAGSNGRGAGEMADFLMLQVANRSEPLFANLARMPDIHPERLHGMMLGLAGELATFTAMNKRPPSFPPYRHEDLQSTLEPVMAEIRRSLSAVLEQTAIPIDLQERKYGIRVGTIADRTLITTATFVLAVRADMPGEALRRNFPALVKIGPVEQIRELVNVQLPGIRVRPLPVAPRQLPYHAGAVYFELERGSPIWKQLATSGGIAVHLAGDFPQVAMELWAIRG; encoded by the coding sequence ATGAGTTGGGACGACAAGGTCATCTGGTCCGAAGGCATGTTCCTGCGGGCGCAGCATTTCCAGCAGCAGGACCGCTATGTCGAGCGGCTGGTGCGCGGTCGTGTCGGCGGCATCCGTCCCTTCGCCTGGGGCATCAGCGAGCTGACGATCAACCGCGAGCTTCTGGCGGTCGGCAAGTTCGCCGTGCTCCGCTGCAAGGGCATCCTGGAGGACGGGACGCCGATCAACATCCCCGACGACGACGATCCGCCGCCGCCGCTCGATCTGCCGGAGACGCTGGCCAACAGCATCGTCTATCTGGCATTGCCGGTGCGCCAGCGCGGCGGCGTCGAATTCGAGGTGGGCGAGAGCGCCGATGCCGCCACCCGCTATGTCGGCGAGGAGACCGAGACGGTCGACGCCATCGCCGGTTCGGCCAGCGTTTCGCGCATCCGCACCGGACGGCTGCGCCTGCGCTACCGGCTGGAGCGGCAGGAGCGTGCCGGCTACCACTGCCTCGGTCTCGCCCGCATCCAGGAGGTGCGGTCCGACCGCCACGCCACGCTGGACGAGCGCTACATCCCGCCGACCCTCAATGTCCAGGCGCTGGCCCCGCTGGCCGGCTTCGTCACCGAGATCCAGGGGCTGCTGAACAGCCGGACGGAGGCGCTGGCCGCCCGCGTCGCCGGCTCCAACGGGCGCGGCGCCGGCGAGATGGCCGACTTCCTGATGCTCCAGGTCGCCAACCGCTCCGAACCGCTGTTCGCCAATCTCGCCCGCATGCCCGACATCCACCCGGAGCGGCTGCACGGCATGATGCTGGGGCTGGCCGGGGAACTGGCGACCTTCACTGCCATGAACAAGCGTCCGCCCTCCTTCCCGCCCTACCGGCACGAGGATCTGCAGAGCACGCTCGAGCCGGTGATGGCGGAGATCCGCCGGTCGCTGAGCGCGGTGCTGGAGCAGACCGCCATCCCCATCGACCTGCAGGAACGCAAGTACGGCATCCGCGTCGGCACCATCGCCGACCGCACGCTGATCACCACCGCCACCTTCGTGCTTGCGGTGCGGGCCGACATGCCGGGAGAGGCGTTGCGCCGCAATTTCCCGGCATTGGTGAAGATCGGTCCGGTCGAGCAAATCCGCGAACTCGTCAATGTGCAGTTGCCCGGAATCCGAGTAAGGCCATTGCCAGTCGCACCGCGCCAGCTGCCCTATCATGCCGGCGCCGTGTATTTCGAACTCGAACGCGGTAGCCCTATTTGGAAACAGCTTGCAACTTCGGGCGGAATCGCTGTTCATCTGGCAGGTGATTTCCCCCAGGTGGCGATGGAGCTTTGGGCGATCCGTGGCTGA
- a CDS encoding DUF6931 family protein, with product MPKLRFARAAEAVAGLDLSPEAKALFAPNAPTAAFLKALIDAELYVDAIRLLGMALPRREAVWWGCLAARGALPPEPAPADAAALAAAEAWVYRPTEENRRATFAPAEAMNFETACAYAAMAAFWSGGSLAPPEAAVVVPPGDGLTGTACAAAVLIAAAAVPKEAVARQRAALVQALDIANGGSGKMGA from the coding sequence TTGCCGAAGTTGCGGTTCGCCCGCGCGGCCGAAGCGGTCGCGGGGCTGGACCTGTCGCCGGAGGCCAAGGCGCTGTTCGCGCCGAACGCCCCGACGGCGGCTTTCCTGAAGGCGTTGATCGACGCCGAGCTGTATGTGGACGCGATCCGGCTGCTGGGCATGGCCCTGCCGCGGCGCGAGGCGGTGTGGTGGGGCTGTCTCGCCGCCCGCGGTGCGCTGCCGCCGGAGCCGGCCCCGGCCGACGCCGCGGCGCTGGCCGCTGCGGAGGCCTGGGTCTACCGCCCGACCGAGGAGAACCGCCGCGCCACCTTCGCCCCGGCCGAGGCGATGAATTTCGAGACCGCCTGCGCCTATGCCGCCATGGCCGCCTTCTGGTCGGGCGGCAGCCTCGCCCCGCCCGAGGCGGCGGTGGTGGTGCCGCCGGGCGACGGGCTGACCGGCACCGCCTGCGCCGCCGCCGTCCTGATCGCCGCCGCCGCGGTGCCGAAGGAGGCCGTCGCCCGCCAGCGCGCCGCGCTGGTCCAGGCGCTGGACATCGCCAATGGCGGCAGCGGCAAGATGGGGGCGTGA
- a CDS encoding FHA domain-containing protein — translation MKLRLTLIQCPPAQGGDISRDLGTGRLVIGRGPDCDWVLNDTERMLSKIHCMVEFKGGVYIVIDSSTNGVFLNDAPAPIGRGNSAVVGEGDRLRMGGFVMRAGFAADEAPAANDPFLAVLRGSDAPAGPAPAAGAADDPFALPAFGRGPMSVMAIPEDDDLFGGQPEGGESWGRPSGDAPRGFGGWQRTAAGSGGGEDPDWPGSAQPDFAPDSFGTMRVATEREPGAAFQPPPSQPPSSASAIPDDWLDDPVELSPPAASPAAPFGAPDFAQPADAVPQPSPAPAVPPADWGDDWADEPLAPPAFGARAPASATQQSPLQPPPFEPTPFQSPAGSDALTGLLVEVVLSLMRRQAALEARFGLDPEETLAQGGSILRRAADAGEALAGLRALPPAEAEALLRAAATDGEAHQSALLAAVRELTGEVADGDARLAALYRRLLPIHRHALGG, via the coding sequence ATGAAGCTGCGCCTGACCCTGATCCAATGCCCGCCTGCCCAGGGCGGCGACATTTCCCGCGACCTGGGAACCGGCCGCCTGGTGATCGGCCGCGGTCCCGATTGCGACTGGGTGCTGAACGACACTGAACGGATGCTGTCCAAGATCCACTGCATGGTGGAGTTCAAGGGCGGCGTCTACATCGTCATCGACAGTTCCACCAACGGCGTCTTCCTGAACGACGCGCCGGCCCCGATCGGGCGCGGCAACTCGGCGGTGGTCGGCGAGGGCGACCGGCTGCGGATGGGCGGCTTCGTCATGCGCGCCGGCTTTGCCGCGGATGAGGCTCCGGCCGCCAACGACCCGTTCCTGGCGGTTCTGCGCGGGTCCGACGCGCCGGCCGGCCCGGCCCCCGCCGCCGGGGCGGCGGACGACCCCTTCGCCCTGCCGGCCTTCGGGCGCGGCCCGATGTCGGTGATGGCGATCCCGGAGGATGACGACCTGTTCGGCGGGCAGCCGGAAGGCGGCGAGTCCTGGGGCAGGCCGTCCGGCGACGCCCCGCGCGGCTTCGGCGGCTGGCAGCGGACCGCGGCCGGCTCCGGCGGCGGCGAGGATCCCGACTGGCCCGGTTCCGCCCAGCCCGATTTCGCTCCCGACAGCTTCGGCACCATGCGCGTGGCGACCGAGCGGGAGCCCGGAGCGGCCTTCCAGCCGCCACCCTCGCAACCGCCGTCCTCCGCGTCCGCCATTCCCGACGATTGGCTGGACGACCCGGTCGAGTTGTCGCCGCCCGCCGCGTCTCCGGCCGCGCCCTTCGGCGCCCCCGACTTTGCCCAGCCCGCGGACGCCGTTCCGCAGCCATCCCCCGCACCGGCTGTTCCGCCCGCCGATTGGGGCGACGACTGGGCCGACGAACCGCTGGCCCCGCCGGCCTTCGGCGCCCGCGCGCCGGCATCCGCCACCCAGCAGTCACCGCTCCAGCCGCCCCCGTTCGAGCCGACGCCCTTCCAGTCGCCTGCGGGCTCCGACGCCCTGACCGGCCTGCTGGTCGAGGTGGTGCTGTCGCTGATGCGGCGGCAGGCGGCGCTGGAGGCCCGGTTCGGCCTCGATCCGGAGGAGACGCTGGCGCAGGGTGGCTCGATCCTGCGGCGTGCCGCCGATGCCGGTGAGGCGCTGGCCGGCCTGCGCGCCCTGCCGCCGGCCGAGGCGGAGGCGCTGCTGCGCGCCGCCGCGACCGACGGCGAGGCCCACCAGTCGGCCCTGCTGGCGGCGGTGCGGGAACTGACCGGCGAGGTCGCCGACGGCGACGCCCGGCTGGCCGCGCTCTATCGCCGGCTGCTGCCGATCCACCGCCACGCGCTCGGCGGCTGA
- a CDS encoding ABC transporter substrate-binding protein, which yields MSFDPRDLQIRRRALLRLAAAGGLALPGASLAGSALAAAVPDKTFRITMVLGRGESDNEFGFKDYLARRGLKAEFTIRNTGGDTARLPGIIEEIKDTRPDLVYSWGTPQTRALVGPFDDANPRKYITDIPVVFTFVAAPVDAKIVPDLTRSGRNVTGTIHIAPIAVQLNTIQAYRPVKRLGVVYNPQERNSVLTIEGLRAEAALRGLELIEEPVPLNDRGEPISAAVPDALARVAKRGAEVLYIGPDTFIAFHNRSVVASEALRLQLPTFSVTELIVRTDKAMLALASSAYGIGRFTAFKAAQILVDGVSPAEIPVETLKRFSVIINMATVRALEYYPPIGLLNFAEIIES from the coding sequence ATGAGTTTCGATCCCCGCGACCTTCAGATCCGGCGCCGGGCGCTGCTGCGCCTCGCCGCCGCCGGCGGCCTCGCCCTGCCGGGGGCCTCGCTCGCCGGATCGGCGCTGGCCGCCGCCGTCCCCGACAAGACCTTCCGCATCACCATGGTGCTGGGCCGCGGCGAGAGCGACAACGAGTTCGGCTTCAAGGACTATCTCGCCCGCCGCGGGCTGAAGGCGGAATTCACCATCCGCAACACCGGCGGCGACACGGCCAGGCTGCCGGGCATCATCGAGGAGATCAAGGACACCCGGCCCGACCTGGTCTACAGCTGGGGCACGCCGCAGACCCGGGCGCTGGTCGGTCCCTTCGACGATGCGAATCCGCGCAAATACATCACCGACATCCCGGTCGTCTTCACCTTCGTCGCCGCTCCGGTCGATGCGAAGATCGTTCCCGACCTCACCCGTTCGGGGCGCAACGTCACCGGCACCATCCACATCGCACCGATCGCGGTGCAGCTCAACACCATCCAGGCCTATCGTCCGGTCAAGCGGCTGGGCGTGGTCTACAACCCGCAGGAACGCAACTCCGTCCTCACCATCGAAGGGTTGCGGGCGGAGGCTGCGCTGCGGGGGCTGGAGCTGATCGAGGAGCCGGTTCCGCTCAACGACCGCGGCGAGCCGATCTCGGCCGCGGTGCCGGACGCGCTGGCCCGGGTGGCGAAGCGCGGGGCGGAGGTGCTCTATATCGGCCCCGACACCTTCATCGCCTTCCACAACCGATCCGTCGTCGCGTCGGAGGCGTTGCGCCTGCAACTGCCGACCTTCTCGGTGACCGAGCTGATCGTGCGCACCGACAAGGCGATGCTGGCGCTGGCCAGCAGCGCCTACGGCATCGGCCGCTTCACCGCCTTCAAGGCCGCCCAGATCCTGGTCGACGGCGTCAGTCCGGCCGAAATCCCGGTGGAAACGCTGAAGCGCTTTTCCGTCATCATCAACATGGCCACCGTGCGGGCGCTGGAATACTACCCGCCCATCGGCCTGCTGAACTTCGCGGAGATCATCGAATCGTGA
- a CDS encoding Hcp family type VI secretion system effector, giving the protein MAIYIKYDGIDGEATHETHKKWLDVGSLQWGVGRAISTPSGATTNREASEPSVSEVTITKLMDSSSPKFFVESCTGAIGKKVQIHLVTTGSPGNTYAEYTLTNALVSAYSMSSGGDRPSESISISFTKMEYKFIPYDDKNKAGTPISVSYDLSTTKSA; this is encoded by the coding sequence ATGGCGATCTACATCAAGTACGACGGCATCGACGGCGAGGCCACCCACGAGACCCACAAGAAGTGGCTCGACGTCGGGTCGCTGCAGTGGGGCGTCGGCCGCGCCATCAGCACCCCGTCGGGTGCGACCACCAACCGCGAGGCGTCGGAGCCGTCGGTGTCGGAAGTGACCATCACCAAGCTGATGGACAGCTCCTCGCCGAAGTTCTTCGTCGAGTCCTGCACCGGTGCCATCGGCAAGAAGGTGCAGATCCACCTCGTCACCACAGGCAGCCCGGGCAACACCTATGCCGAGTACACCCTGACCAACGCGCTGGTCTCGGCCTACTCGATGTCGTCGGGCGGCGACCGTCCGTCGGAGTCGATCTCCATCAGCTTCACCAAGATGGAGTACAAGTTCATCCCCTACGACGACAAGAACAAGGCCGGCACGCCGATCTCGGTCTCCTACGACCTGTCGACGACCAAGAGCGCCTAA
- a CDS encoding type VI secretion system Vgr family protein translates to MSDAPTISQTGRLLSLTSPLGADVLIPVSVEGEEGLSRLFRYTVSMISPRLTIAPADILGKSLTLSIARKGGSPRVINGIVKSFSAGPLALRGYRRYTAEIVPALWLATLRSDCQVFQEKTVVQIVDAMLSDCGVTEVKKQGLSGTHNARPVCVQYRETHYDFIARLLQDEGIYFYFQHEAGKHTLVLSDSASGYTDCLDKDVVHAAASQGNMLAIDSWSHSQSYVSGKWTLKDYNFETPSTDLSASTTTVLGVSAFKSHERFEYPGSHMVKADGTTLSRLRMEETETGYERVEAGATYRGLFSGGKISMTDHAVSAEVGKGYVLTELTLSAQDESHLGNSGAPPHFSCRFAAIPEATVFRPPPVPRPRTHGPDTAVVVGPSGEEIYCDKYGRVRVQFHWDRKGANDEKSFVWLRVAQTMAGKSWGTIFTPRVGMEVLVDYIGGDPDRPLIVGCVYNAENMPPYTLPDNKTQSGIKTRSSKGGDAATFNELRFEDKKDAEEIYFHAQKDFTRMVENDDTLTVDHDQTITVKNDRTETVSEGNESVTISKGNRSVTVSEGNDTHAVSKGNQTLTVGEGNRTVTVSKGNDTHTVSKGNRSVDVGQGNDSLKVGQGDMSIDVSQGDYTLKLGMGDVSVTASTGKITLQATTSIELKVGANSLKIDQTGVTIKGTMVKVTGDAQVQIKGAMTQVNGDAMVQVKGGVVTIN, encoded by the coding sequence ATGTCGGATGCGCCCACCATCTCGCAGACCGGCCGGCTTCTGTCGCTGACCTCGCCGCTTGGCGCGGACGTGCTGATCCCGGTGTCCGTCGAGGGGGAGGAGGGGCTGTCGCGCCTGTTCCGCTACACCGTCTCGATGATCTCGCCGCGCCTGACCATCGCCCCGGCCGACATCCTGGGCAAGTCGCTGACGCTGTCCATCGCCCGCAAGGGCGGCAGTCCCCGCGTGATCAACGGCATCGTCAAGAGCTTCTCCGCCGGGCCGCTCGCCCTGCGCGGCTATCGCCGCTACACGGCGGAGATCGTGCCGGCGCTGTGGCTGGCCACCCTGCGCTCCGATTGCCAGGTGTTCCAGGAGAAGACCGTCGTCCAGATCGTCGATGCCATGCTGTCCGACTGCGGCGTGACCGAGGTGAAGAAGCAGGGGCTGTCCGGCACCCACAATGCCCGGCCGGTCTGCGTCCAGTACCGCGAGACGCATTACGACTTCATCGCCCGCCTGCTGCAGGACGAGGGCATCTATTTCTATTTCCAGCACGAGGCCGGCAAGCACACGCTGGTGCTGAGCGACAGCGCGTCGGGCTACACCGACTGCCTGGACAAGGACGTCGTCCATGCCGCCGCCTCTCAGGGGAACATGCTGGCCATCGACAGCTGGTCGCATTCCCAATCCTACGTGTCCGGCAAATGGACGCTGAAGGACTATAATTTCGAGACGCCCAGCACCGACCTGTCGGCCAGCACGACCACCGTGCTCGGCGTGTCCGCCTTCAAGTCGCACGAACGGTTCGAATATCCCGGCAGCCACATGGTCAAGGCCGACGGCACCACCCTGTCCCGACTGCGGATGGAGGAGACCGAGACCGGCTACGAGCGGGTGGAGGCCGGCGCGACCTATCGCGGCCTGTTCTCCGGCGGCAAGATCTCGATGACCGACCATGCGGTGAGCGCCGAGGTCGGCAAGGGCTATGTCCTGACCGAGCTGACGCTGAGCGCGCAGGACGAGAGCCATCTCGGCAACAGCGGCGCGCCGCCCCACTTCTCCTGCCGCTTCGCCGCGATCCCCGAGGCCACCGTGTTCCGCCCGCCGCCGGTGCCGCGCCCGCGCACCCACGGGCCGGACACCGCGGTCGTGGTGGGTCCCAGTGGCGAGGAGATCTATTGCGACAAGTACGGCCGGGTGCGGGTGCAGTTCCATTGGGACCGCAAGGGCGCCAACGACGAGAAGAGCTTCGTCTGGCTGCGCGTCGCCCAGACCATGGCCGGCAAGAGCTGGGGCACGATCTTCACGCCGCGCGTCGGCATGGAGGTGCTGGTCGACTATATCGGCGGCGACCCCGACCGGCCGCTGATCGTCGGCTGCGTCTACAACGCCGAGAACATGCCGCCCTACACGCTGCCCGACAACAAGACCCAGAGCGGCATCAAGACCCGCTCCAGCAAGGGCGGCGACGCGGCGACCTTCAACGAGCTGCGCTTCGAGGACAAGAAGGACGCGGAGGAGATCTACTTCCACGCCCAGAAGGACTTCACCCGGATGGTGGAGAACGACGACACGCTGACCGTCGATCACGACCAGACCATCACCGTCAAGAACGACCGCACCGAGACGGTGTCGGAAGGCAATGAGTCCGTCACCATCTCCAAGGGCAACCGCAGCGTCACCGTGTCGGAGGGCAACGACACCCACGCGGTGAGCAAGGGCAACCAGACCCTGACGGTGGGGGAGGGCAACCGGACCGTCACCGTCTCCAAGGGCAACGACACCCACACGGTCAGCAAGGGAAACCGGTCGGTCGATGTCGGGCAGGGCAACGACAGCCTCAAGGTCGGCCAGGGCGACATGTCCATCGACGTCAGCCAGGGCGATTATACGCTCAAGCTCGGCATGGGCGACGTCTCGGTGACGGCCAGCACCGGCAAGATCACCCTGCAGGCGACCACCTCCATCGAACTGAAGGTCGGGGCCAACAGCCTGAAGATCGACCAGACCGGCGTCACCATCAAGGGCACCATGGTCAAGGTGACCGGCGATGCGCAGGTCCAGATCAAGGGCGCGATGACCCAGGTGAACGGCGATGCCATGGTCCAGGTCAAGGGCGGCGTGGTAACCATCAATTGA
- a CDS encoding HAMP domain-containing protein — translation MTQRTLPHSRPHSSTRPLGPRPLAARLFMLGVPAVILLAALLAMAGVGLLGTWLAQDQLGEARAAKAAAVAEAVQHDLERAIAYGIPLQRIEGVDSYLQGIAGRNPDLGFLALTGGDGALLQGTATAATAAAGAGHLDARGLEALAATLRGLPTPETRAASLQPIERDGLLILRLPVRVGRLSAEGGGGAASPPAGHVLVGVQPGQVRGQIAGELVTVALGGLAVLLLLAELAGVLARASFRAPLCRLSRAMQEAADGRFATLLGRRPRDQVGRLLFAFNAVVFGLHDRRQRFAAHADEVRAAVFDPEVAAAVERTRLSALDALGPGLEAAPRREVDVRADDVHGFAVLAVAASAMLVLDGGTPSATGLLPAAAAALAGAAAGYAVPARWRRLAALLVALAIAAAALLVAGLSAGLSAGPATDGWTLPGSLCGGLAAGLAAGLALSYVRRQTVDGGSGAGTLPVVRALVSGILAALLWAVAIGWDGGTLAASSLLLAGLALPMARPIVVPRS, via the coding sequence ATGACGCAGCGCACCCTCCCGCACTCCCGCCCGCACTCTTCGACCCGGCCTCTGGGGCCCCGGCCCCTGGCGGCCCGGCTGTTCATGCTCGGCGTTCCGGCGGTCATCCTGCTGGCCGCGCTGCTGGCGATGGCCGGCGTCGGGCTGCTCGGCACCTGGCTGGCGCAGGACCAGCTCGGTGAGGCGCGCGCGGCCAAGGCCGCCGCGGTGGCGGAGGCGGTGCAGCACGACCTCGAACGCGCCATCGCCTACGGCATCCCGCTGCAACGGATCGAGGGCGTCGACTCCTATCTCCAGGGCATCGCCGGCCGCAACCCGGATCTTGGATTCCTGGCGCTGACCGGCGGCGACGGCGCGCTGCTCCAGGGGACGGCGACCGCCGCCACCGCTGCGGCCGGTGCCGGCCACCTCGACGCCCGGGGGCTGGAGGCTCTGGCCGCCACGCTGCGCGGCCTGCCGACGCCCGAGACCCGCGCCGCGTCGCTCCAGCCGATCGAACGCGATGGCCTGCTGATCCTGCGCCTGCCGGTGCGCGTCGGCCGCCTGTCGGCGGAAGGCGGCGGCGGTGCCGCCAGCCCGCCGGCCGGCCATGTGCTGGTCGGCGTGCAGCCCGGGCAGGTGCGCGGCCAGATCGCCGGGGAGCTGGTGACGGTTGCGCTGGGCGGGCTGGCGGTTCTGCTGCTGCTGGCCGAACTGGCCGGCGTGCTGGCCCGCGCCAGCTTCCGCGCACCGCTGTGCCGCCTGTCCCGCGCCATGCAGGAGGCGGCCGACGGCCGTTTCGCGACGCTGCTGGGCCGCCGGCCGCGCGATCAGGTCGGCCGGCTGCTCTTCGCCTTCAACGCCGTGGTCTTCGGTCTGCACGACCGCCGCCAGCGCTTCGCAGCCCATGCCGACGAGGTGCGGGCCGCCGTCTTCGACCCGGAGGTCGCCGCGGCGGTTGAGCGCACCCGCCTGTCGGCGCTCGACGCCCTCGGCCCCGGCCTGGAGGCGGCGCCGCGCCGCGAGGTCGATGTGCGCGCCGACGATGTCCATGGCTTCGCGGTACTGGCCGTCGCGGCGTCGGCGATGCTGGTGCTGGATGGCGGAACCCCCTCGGCAACCGGCCTGCTGCCGGCCGCGGCTGCGGCGCTGGCCGGTGCCGCAGCCGGTTATGCCGTTCCGGCGCGGTGGCGCCGTCTCGCCGCGCTGCTGGTCGCGCTGGCGATCGCGGCGGCTGCGCTGCTGGTCGCCGGGCTGTCGGCCGGGCTGTCGGCCGGGCCGGCAACGGACGGCTGGACGCTGCCGGGCAGCCTGTGCGGCGGTCTGGCCGCCGGTCTGGCCGCCGGACTGGCGCTGTCCTATGTCCGCCGCCAGACGGTCGATGGCGGCTCGGGCGCCGGCACGCTCCCGGTCGTCCGCGCGCTCGTCTCCGGCATCCTCGCCGCGCTGCTGTGGGCGGTCGCCATCGGCTGGGACGGCGGGACGCTCGCCGCCTCGTCGCTGCTGCTTGCCGGGCTGGCCCTGCCGATGGCCCGTCCCATCGTCGTTCCGCGGAGCTGA